The following coding sequences lie in one Deferribacterota bacterium genomic window:
- a CDS encoding HU family DNA-binding protein: protein MTKSELIKEVYKNNQNLNKKHIEFIINEVFNQIKIALSDENRVEIRGFGTFHTRINKPKIARNPKTGKQIVTKAKIHPTFKPGKDIKKLLIEKSKELNLK from the coding sequence TTGACTAAATCTGAATTAATTAAAGAAGTTTACAAAAATAACCAAAACCTAAATAAAAAACACATTGAATTTATTATAAATGAAGTATTTAACCAAATTAAAATAGCTCTAAGTGATGAGAATAGGGTTGAAATAAGAGGATTTGGGACCTTTCACACTCGAATAAATAAACCAAAAATTGCAAGAAACCCCAAAACTGGCAAACAGATAGTAACGAAAGCCAAAATACATCCAACATTTAAACCAGGCAAAGATATTAAAAAGCTATTGATCGAAAAATCAAAGGAGTTAAATCTTAAATAA
- the trxA gene encoding thioredoxin, translated as MAQVINEDSFEEEVLKSDTPVLVDFWAEWCGPCKMLTPLLEQLSKDYDGKVKVVKVNVDENQNLAAKYGIMSIPTVIIFDKGNIVEQFIGVQAKSVYEDALKKYINK; from the coding sequence ATGGCTCAAGTTATTAATGAAGATAGTTTTGAAGAAGAGGTGTTAAAGAGTGATACACCTGTATTAGTTGATTTTTGGGCTGAGTGGTGCGGGCCATGTAAAATGCTTACACCTTTATTGGAGCAATTATCAAAAGATTACGATGGCAAAGTAAAAGTAGTGAAGGTAAATGTTGATGAAAATCAAAATCTTGCAGCTAAATATGGTATTATGAGCATACCAACAGTTATAATTTTTGATAAAGGCAATATTGTTGAACAATTTATAGGTGTACAAGCTAAAAGCGTATATGAAGATGCATTAAAAAAATATATTAATAAATAG
- a CDS encoding zinc ribbon domain-containing protein: protein MPLYEYRCGDCGEKFTKLVYGSNFTNIACPSCNSTNITKLFSTFSTTGIASGKGSSCSSCSSASCASCKS from the coding sequence ATGCCTTTGTATGAATATAGATGCGGGGATTGTGGTGAAAAGTTTACAAAGCTAGTTTATGGTAGTAACTTTACAAATATAGCATGCCCATCATGCAATTCTACTAATATAACTAAGCTGTTTTCAACTTTTTCGACCACAGGAATTGCATCTGGCAAAGGTAGCAGCTGTTCTTCCTGTTCGTCTGCCTCTTGTGCTAGTTGTAAATCGTAA